In the Brettanomyces nanus chromosome 1, complete sequence genome, AAAATAATTCAAAATTCATAAAAATGTATCTCGGATCTCGGAGTTCCAAAGATCCAGAATCACCGTGGCGGTGATCCTCTATCTCCGTTTCACTGTGGATCTCCTGATTGTATCTATCTCTTATTTTCCAAACGATGGTCTTTCAACCTTCTAACTTTCACGTTAAATTGTGATCAGACAAAAAAAGTTAAACCAAAAAATAAACGGGGTCAACTGGGAATTGAACCCAGGGCCTCCTGCTCCCAAAGCAGGAATCATACCACTAGACCATTGACCCATTTACAGCCAAAAAAGGCATTAGCAGTGTTGTATTAAAATTTTATTGATTGATATTTACCGAATATAGTTCTGTAGTTGTTATGTAAGGCTAGCTTGAGTATGAATTAAAAGCCTTTACATAGATACTTTAGAGGCTCAGCAAGAAAGCCTATCTGGCCTCAAGAGAATTTTTTGTTTAGTATTTTATTAAAATTATTATTATCACATATCTGAAGCTTTACACAAATTCATCTCTGTGCATATTCATTAAATGTATAAATCTTGCTCTTCATCAGTTAGCCTATTAAGAACCTTATCCTTACTCTTGGAGTACTCAACTGGATACTGTGTCTTCATCTTAACAGCCAATTTCTTGGATATCTTGGAGCTCTGATTGAGATTGGCTATAATTTCAGGgattattctcttctttagcTTCTCATACTTTTCTATATGCTCCTGCAAAGATTGCTTCAACTCCTTGATCGTTTTTGAGATTTCATTGGCTGTATTATTCATTTCTCCAGATATTTGAGACTGCTGCACCAACGATTGATCAAGTTCCACTGAATCTAATGAATTATATAACGAGTTGATGAGATAATCGACGGCATTAAACCGGGATGCACTTGGAATCATACCCCCTGCTTCGTTATCTGAATGATGGGCCCGTTCTTCCAATGGATTGGGATTTTCGTCCTCATCGTTGCTTGTATAACTGGTGCCGGCAGACGTATCTATGGACGACTCAGTATCAGATTGAACCATGAATTGAAATCCGTCTATTGACGGATTTGATTGTCTAGCAAACTCTGAAGGCATTACTATTGATggaatgaaaagaatacTATTATCAGAAACAACTCCTATTCCAGATAAGAAGTGATGGTTTGATCAAGATATCCTATCCTAATCTGAAAGAGGTGGTGTAATGATGTATATATTCATTTCATCTTTCCTGTGGTTCAGTTTTTCCTCACTCTAAACACCACTGTATCTGCACCTAGTGTGTTCTAGACAGGTTATTCTTATCATCTGCAGATTCGCCAAATCGAATAATGTCGACCTCGCAAATGATAGCTCGATTGCGGCCGTTTGGCATTAACTTTGACAAAAGTTTGGAGGATCTTATCAAAGGAATTAGAGCCAATGGTAATAATCCTGAGAAATTGGCAGCATTCCTAGACAGTTCCATCCAAGAATGTAAGAACGAATTGAAGACTTCTGATATCGAACAAAAGTCAATGGCCATCTTGAAACTTACCTACTTGGAAATGTACGGCTTTGATATGAGCTGGTGCTCATTCTATATCCTTGAGGTTCTCTCGTCTTCAAAGTTTCAACACAAGAGGATTGGGTACTTGGCTGCCATTCAGATCATGCAAAGACAAAACAATGACGACGCGTTGATGCTTATGACCAATCAACTAAAAAAGGACCTCAATTCATCCCATTCCGTCGAATGTGGGTTGGCAATTGGCTGCATAGCCTCCATAGTAACGACTGAGTTGGCCCATGATATATGCGATGATTTGGCTAAGATGCTAAATCACTCGAAGCCTTTAATAAGGAAGCGGGCAGTATTGGCGATGTACAAGGTGTCTCTAAAGTATCCGGAGGCGCTAAGGATGTATTTTGATCAATTAGTGGACAAGTTGGACGATACTGACAACTCTGTAGTATCTGCCACCGTCAACGTCATCTGTGAGTTAGCACATGCAAACCCTAAAAACTACATAGAATTGACTCCAAAATTGTACGGATTGATGAAGGATACAAATAATAACTGGATGTGCATCCgtttgttgaagttgttctCCTCGTTATCCCTTGTGGAGCCTAGATTAAAGCATAAACTGCTACCAGAGATTGTGGATCTCATGTGTACCACCGATGCGCTTTCGTTGGTGTACGAGTGCATCAATGCCATTCTTAACGGTAATATgcttggagaagaagatgtcaaGGTGGCAGAGCTGATTGTCAACAAGCTTTTGGGATTCTTTAAAAGCGACGACCAGAACCTAAAATACGTTTGCCTTTTGGCATTCATTAAAACCTGCCGAATCCACAAAGAACTAATAAAAAAGCACGACAAAATCTTACTTTCATGTCTTTATGATGTCGATTTGACCATCAGAGAGACATCTCTTGAGATAGTTAACTATCTAGTGTCagaaaagaatatcatCACTATCGTGACaagacttcttcttcagcttaTTCCGTACAGTGAACAACAgaaaagattgaaagaCATCAATAACATTTCAGAGGAGGATAGAGAGAACTTATTCCTCACCGAAATACAGCAACCTGTTGTTGTGTCTAATACCTACAAGTTTCGAGTCATAGAAaagattcttgaagtttgtTGTCTAGATAATTACAACAATATTCCAAACTTCCATTGGTATATGGGCGTTCTTAGAGATatcatcaagttgaatACAGAAAACGAGATATCTAAAGTGGATGAGATAGTCACTGAGCAATTCATAGACATGAGTATACGAGTCCCAAGCATTAGACCATACCTGATCGAGACATGCTTGGAGCTATGCATTTTCCCCGTGAAAACGGATGAGGAATTATTAATGTTCCGTCAAGGGTTGTCAAGATGCATTTGGATCATTGGCGAATACTATGAGGATTACTGGACCTTTTCGGATAGTGggaaggaggaagaggaaaatgaagaggatgacgaTTCACAGAAGCTCACAATTCCATTCATTATCTCAGAGATCTCTAAACAGGATATTTTGATGAGACTAGCTGAGGACGAGTCCAATACCACGGTGGCCAAATATACAGAAACTGTGGCCAAGCTGTTCAGCAAATACTGTAATATTCTTGGTATTTACTGGAGCAGGACTGACTTTGAATCAGCGTCTCAACTATGTGAGAATGTGATTGAATGGCTGGAGAAGTTCCGTACTTGTACTAACTTTGAAGCTCAGGAG is a window encoding:
- a CDS encoding uncharacterized protein (BUSCO:EOG09340GI7) produces the protein MSTSQMIARLRPFGINFDKSLEDLIKGIRANGNNPEKLAAFLDSSIQECKNELKTSDIEQKSMAILKLTYLEMYGFDMSWCSFYILEVLSSSKFQHKRIGYLAAIQIMQRQNNDDALMLMTNQLKKDLNSSHSVECGLAIGCIASIVTTELAHDICDDLAKMLNHSKPLIRKRAVLAMYKVSLKYPEALRMYFDQLVDKLDDTDNSVVSATVNVICELAHANPKNYIELTPKLYGLMKDTNNNWMCIRLLKLFSSLSLVEPRLKHKLLPEIVDLMCTTDALSLVYECINAILNGNMLGEEDVKVAELIVNKLLGFFKSDDQNLKYVCLLAFIKTCRIHKELIKKHDKILLSCLYDVDLTIRETSLEIVNYLVSEKNIITIVTRLLLQLIPYSEQQKRLKDINNISEEDRENLFLTEIQQPVVVSNTYKFRVIEKILEVCCLDNYNNIPNFHWYMGVLRDIIKLNTENEISKVDEIVTEQFIDMSIRVPSIRPYLIETCLELCIFPVKTDEELLMFRQGLSRCIWIIGEYYEDYWTFSDSGKEEEENEEDDDSQKLTIPFIISEISKQDILMRLAEDESNTTVAKYTETVAKLFSKYCNILGIYWSRTDFESASQLCENVIEWLEKFRTCTNFEAQERAVSFIEMLKLALDAISTDMEKMGDSTSAETPKFLTEGYNQMFEIAQIKPISKTMQQRILVPSDLDLSSAVDEEAMSQFAYLLEKIQQEDAQLEDIIEEEEESDEEGGIVTDESYRDESLGSDASVNDEKEAIEEDHRRKEREERMKDDPYYITEGKELTIGPDQPAKIDVRTAKKNTKPRKIRREKVLVLEEEDSGINDARINIAVPETAGSKKRPKQSKFMVDSSNLEKVDLHAEPESTPESVGFESYEIEQEVEELRKEFEKTSSHTSVVAPSAPTAAGKNDKVTVTRKKPKKRKVKRTVPVIRDDS